A stretch of the Archangium violaceum genome encodes the following:
- a CDS encoding nuclear transport factor 2 family protein, translated as MSTTNLEFARRYLRAIEEGATGEALSAFFHPEVTQREYPNRLVPSGATRDLKALLEGAERGQKVMSAQRYDIRNAVSEGDQVALEIDWSGTLAVAVGTLPVGGTMRASFGVFLTFRDGRIFSQHNYDCFEPY; from the coding sequence ATGTCCACGACGAATCTCGAGTTCGCGCGCCGTTACCTCCGAGCCATCGAAGAGGGGGCGACCGGAGAAGCGCTGAGCGCCTTCTTCCACCCGGAGGTGACGCAGCGGGAATACCCCAACCGGCTCGTCCCCTCCGGGGCGACGAGGGACCTGAAGGCCCTGCTCGAAGGCGCGGAGCGAGGCCAGAAGGTGATGTCCGCCCAGCGCTACGACATCCGGAACGCGGTGTCCGAGGGCGACCAGGTGGCGCTCGAGATCGACTGGAGCGGCACGCTCGCGGTGGCGGTGGGAACACTCCCCGTAGGAGGCACGATGCGCGCCTCGTTCGGAGTGTTCCTCACCTTCCGCGACGGCCGCATCTTCTCGCAGCACAACTACGACTGCTTCGAGCCGTACTAG